The proteins below are encoded in one region of Danio rerio strain Tuebingen ecotype United States chromosome 14, GRCz12tu, whole genome shotgun sequence:
- the arl3l2 gene encoding ADP ribosylation factor like GTPase 3, like 2 gives MGEAPKGLLSVMQKLKGSSELELRILLLGLDNAGKTTLLKSLASEDVNTITPTQGFNIKTVASRGMKLNVWDIGGQRKIRPFWKKYLENTDLLVYVIDSADKKRFEETGLELSELIDEENLCGVPVLIFANKQDLGTAAPASEIAEGLNLHTYRDRVWQIQACSAITGEGVQDGMNWICNNLVNRKK, from the exons ATGGGTGAAGCTCCAAAG GGTCTGCTGTCGGTGATGCAGAAGCTGAAGGGCTCCTCAGAGCTGGAGCTGCGGATTCTGCTGCTGGGTCTGGATAACGCTGGGAAAACCACCCTGCTCAAGAGTCTGGCCTCAGAGGACGTCAACACCATCACACCCACACAG GGCTTCAACATCAAGACCGTGGCCTCCCGCGGGATGAAGCTGAACGTGTGGGACATCGGCGGACAGAGAAAGATCCGGCCCTTCTGGAAGAAATACCTGGAGAACACAGATTTACTG GTTTATGTCATTGACAGCGCTGATAAGAAGAGGTTTGAGGAAACAGGACTG gaGCTGTCGGAGCTGATCGATGAGGAGAATCTGTGCGGCGTCCCCGTCCTCATCTTCGCCAATAAGCAGGATCTGGGAACGGCAGCTCCAGCCAGCGAGATCGCGGAGGGACTGAACCTGCACACATACAGAGACAGAGTCTGGCAGATACAGGCCTGCTCCGCCATCACTGGAGAGGGGGttcag GATGGTATGAACTGGATCTGCAATAATCTGGTCAACAGGAAGAAATGA
- the myoz3a gene encoding uncharacterized protein isoform X2: protein MMEELNLNTNRGSIMFQERQRRVERFTLENAAENPNFIYNHIEQHAESQTEVQGGKENLLHPLAGKHSLAATLKNTVAKKGSPNALAPGYSGPLREIPREKFNSTVIPKLYCSPWREALGENQDLLSSLNTTIAEPAQKLQPANYRSFNRAAVPFGGAVRSQRVIPVISFEALEPPNLSDMSSATVSKRRNFNRAPRGWGIGYSPESNDL, encoded by the exons ATGATGGAGGAGCTGAACCTGAACACAAACAGAGGATCCATCATGTTTCAGGAGCGCCAGAGGAGAGTGGagagattcacactggagaacgCAGCAGAAAACCCCAACTTCATATAC AACCACATAGAGCAGCATGCAGAGAGTCAGACAGAGGTGCAGGGAGGGAAGGAGAACCTGCTGCATCCACTGGCTGGTAAACACAGTCTGGCCGCGACCCTGAAGAACACCGTGGCCAAGAAGGGAAGCCCAAACGCCCTCGCACCAG GCTACTCCGGGCCGCTAAGAGAGATCCCTCGAGAGAAATTCAACTCCACGGTGATCCCGAAGTTGTACTGCTCCCCATGGAGGGAAGCGCTGGGAGAAAACCAAGATCTGCTGTCGTCGCTTAACACAACCATAGCTGAACCAGCGCAGAAACTGCAGCCGGCCAACTACAGGAGCTTCAACAG AGCGGCGGTGCCGTTTGGAGGTGCGGTGCGCAGTCAGAGGGTGATTCCTGTCATCAGTTTTGAAGCTCTGGAGCCTCCCAATCTCTCAGACATGAGCTCGGCAACAGTGTCCAAACGGCGCAACTTCAACAGAGCCCCGAGGGGATGGGGCATCGGCTACTCACCCGAGTCCAATGacctgtga
- the arl3l2 gene encoding ADP ribosylation factor like GTPase 3, like 2 isoform X1, translating into MGEAPKGLLSVMQKLKGSSELELRILLLGLDNAGKTTLLKSLASEDVNTITPTQGFNIKTVASRGMKLNVWDIGGQRKIRPFWKKYLENTDLLVYVIDSADKKRFEETGLLSELIDEENLCGVPVLIFANKQDLGTAAPASEIAEGLNLHTYRDRVWQIQACSAITGEGVQDGMNWICNNLVNRKK; encoded by the exons ATGGGTGAAGCTCCAAAG GGTCTGCTGTCGGTGATGCAGAAGCTGAAGGGCTCCTCAGAGCTGGAGCTGCGGATTCTGCTGCTGGGTCTGGATAACGCTGGGAAAACCACCCTGCTCAAGAGTCTGGCCTCAGAGGACGTCAACACCATCACACCCACACAG GGCTTCAACATCAAGACCGTGGCCTCCCGCGGGATGAAGCTGAACGTGTGGGACATCGGCGGACAGAGAAAGATCCGGCCCTTCTGGAAGAAATACCTGGAGAACACAGATTTACTG GTTTATGTCATTGACAGCGCTGATAAGAAGAGGTTTGAGGAAACAGGACTG CTGTCGGAGCTGATCGATGAGGAGAATCTGTGCGGCGTCCCCGTCCTCATCTTCGCCAATAAGCAGGATCTGGGAACGGCAGCTCCAGCCAGCGAGATCGCGGAGGGACTGAACCTGCACACATACAGAGACAGAGTCTGGCAGATACAGGCCTGCTCCGCCATCACTGGAGAGGGGGttcag GATGGTATGAACTGGATCTGCAATAATCTGGTCAACAGGAAGAAATGA
- the myoz3a gene encoding uncharacterized protein LOC100148802 has protein sequence MQTAHHSLNKHRQQQAMMLSREAKGGLNLGKKISVPRDVMMEELNLNTNRGSIMFQERQRRVERFTLENAAENPNFIYNHIEQHAESQTEVQGGKENLLHPLAGKHSLAATLKNTVAKKGSPNALAPGYSGPLREIPREKFNSTVIPKLYCSPWREALGENQDLLSSLNTTIAEPAQKLQPANYRSFNRAAVPFGGAVRSQRVIPVISFEALEPPNLSDMSSATVSKRRNFNRAPRGWGIGYSPESNDL, from the exons ATGCAGACGGCACATCACAGCCTCAACAAACACAGACAACAGCAGGCCATGATGCTGAGCAGAGAAGCCAAaggag GTCTGAACCTGGGGAAGAAGATCAGCGTTCCTCGAGATGTGATGATGGAGGAGCTGAACCTGAACACAAACAGAGGATCCATCATGTTTCAGGAGCGCCAGAGGAGAGTGGagagattcacactggagaacgCAGCAGAAAACCCCAACTTCATATAC AACCACATAGAGCAGCATGCAGAGAGTCAGACAGAGGTGCAGGGAGGGAAGGAGAACCTGCTGCATCCACTGGCTGGTAAACACAGTCTGGCCGCGACCCTGAAGAACACCGTGGCCAAGAAGGGAAGCCCAAACGCCCTCGCACCAG GCTACTCCGGGCCGCTAAGAGAGATCCCTCGAGAGAAATTCAACTCCACGGTGATCCCGAAGTTGTACTGCTCCCCATGGAGGGAAGCGCTGGGAGAAAACCAAGATCTGCTGTCGTCGCTTAACACAACCATAGCTGAACCAGCGCAGAAACTGCAGCCGGCCAACTACAGGAGCTTCAACAG AGCGGCGGTGCCGTTTGGAGGTGCGGTGCGCAGTCAGAGGGTGATTCCTGTCATCAGTTTTGAAGCTCTGGAGCCTCCCAATCTCTCAGACATGAGCTCGGCAACAGTGTCCAAACGGCGCAACTTCAACAGAGCCCCGAGGGGATGGGGCATCGGCTACTCACCCGAGTCCAATGacctgtga